One Hordeum vulgare subsp. vulgare chromosome 4H, MorexV3_pseudomolecules_assembly, whole genome shotgun sequence DNA window includes the following coding sequences:
- the LOC123448069 gene encoding uncharacterized protein LOC123448069 isoform X1 yields MQSKPGPLPAPPRNAGPRCRRAGRRLAGAPRRPGPQPPDLRGGRPQQWHNSHALCWRSIRPPPPNNMKCGCDSMFFFCTFSVGNKRRQWQEHIVQRKRMRRNLGFSSNLCGTLFMCDCALVGSFFCVLVLIVVFYCAHVKLF; encoded by the exons ATGCAGTCCAAGCCCGGCCCcctccccgcgccgcctcgcAATGCCGGGCCTCGCTGCCGCCGAGCAGGACGCCGCCTCGCTGGTGCGCCGCGTCGCCCGGGCCCTCAACCGCCGGATCTCCGAGGAGGACGCCCT CAACAGTGGCATAATAGCCATGCGTTG TGCTG GCGGTCCATCCGGCCACCTCCTCCGAATAACATGAAGTGCGGGTGTGATTCCATGTTCTTCTTCTGTACATTTTCAGTAGGCAACAAAAG acggcaatggcaagagcatattgtgcagagaaagaggatgagaagaaacttggggttctcatccaatctttgtggaactctctttatgtgcgattgtgcacttgttgggtccTTTTTCTGTGTACTTGTACTTATAGTAGTATTCTATTGtgcacatgtaaaattattttga
- the LOC123448069 gene encoding uncharacterized protein LOC123448069 isoform X3, whose product MPGLAAAEQDAASLVRRVARALNRRISEEDALSILICLTWYSFECSNSGIIAMRCFVPDVLALSLQSVLAVHPATSSE is encoded by the exons ATGCCGGGCCTCGCTGCCGCCGAGCAGGACGCCGCCTCGCTGGTGCGCCGCGTCGCCCGGGCCCTCAACCGCCGGATCTCCGAGGAGGACGCCCT ATCGATACTGATTTGTTTAACCTGGTATTCATTTGAATGCAGCAACAGTGGCATAATAGCCATGCGTTG TTTTGTGCCTGATGTCCTCGCTCTATCCCTGCAATCAGTGCTG GCGGTCCATCCGGCCACCTCCTCCGAATAA
- the LOC123448069 gene encoding uncharacterized protein LOC123448069 isoform X2, with product MQSKPGPLPAPPRNAGPRCRRAGRRLAGAPRRPGPQPPDLRGGRPCWRSIRPPPPNNMKCGCDSMFFFCTFSVGNKRRQWQEHIVQRKRMRRNLGFSSNLCGTLFMCDCALVGSFFCVLVLIVVFYCAHVKLF from the exons ATGCAGTCCAAGCCCGGCCCcctccccgcgccgcctcgcAATGCCGGGCCTCGCTGCCGCCGAGCAGGACGCCGCCTCGCTGGTGCGCCGCGTCGCCCGGGCCCTCAACCGCCGGATCTCCGAGGAGGACGCCCT TGCTG GCGGTCCATCCGGCCACCTCCTCCGAATAACATGAAGTGCGGGTGTGATTCCATGTTCTTCTTCTGTACATTTTCAGTAGGCAACAAAAG acggcaatggcaagagcatattgtgcagagaaagaggatgagaagaaacttggggttctcatccaatctttgtggaactctctttatgtgcgattgtgcacttgttgggtccTTTTTCTGTGTACTTGTACTTATAGTAGTATTCTATTGtgcacatgtaaaattattttga